From Cucumis melo cultivar AY unplaced genomic scaffold, USDA_Cmelo_AY_1.0 utg000483l, whole genome shotgun sequence, a single genomic window includes:
- the LOC103492067 gene encoding polygalacturonase-like, whose product MALHKTLFILFLFLTLASASTFNVVDFGAKPNIGTDSSQAFEEAWASACRATTAVSIYVPKGRFYVKSIAFEGPCNNNDITIRIDGTLLAPSNYAVIANSGNWITFKRVDGVNVFGGVLDAQGFGLWACKNSKSSCPSGATSLEFSNSKNIMVSGLTSLNSQMFHIVINGCQNVKAQGLKISAAGNSPNTDGIHVALSSTVTILNSIIGTGDDCISIGPGTSNLWIENVACGPGHGISIGSLGREVQEDGVENVTVKSATFTNTQNGVRIKTWGKPSNGFARSVIFQDIVMVNVENPIIIDQNYCPDNKGCPGQDSGVKISDVTYRNIHGTSATQVAMKFDCSSKFPCNDITLEDVELSYKNEAAEASCSHAEGSAAGLVQPSSCL is encoded by the exons ATGGCTCTTCACAAAACCTTATTCattcttttcctcttcctcaCTTTGGCCTCGGCTTCCACCTTTAACGTAGTCGATTTCGGTGCAAAACCCAACATCGGAACCGACTCATCGCAGGCGTTCGAGGAAGCTTGGGCTAGTGCATGTCGTGCAACGACAGCCGTGTCCATTTATGTTCCAAAAGGGAGATTCTATGTGAAAAGTATAGCATTTGAAGGGCCTTGCAATAATAATGATATCACTATACGAATTGATGGGACGCTTTTGGCTCCATCAAACTATGCTGTGATTGCAAATTCAGGAAATTGGATCACTTTTAAACGTGTTGATGGTGTTAACGTGTTTGGTGGCGTTCTTGATGCCCAAGGATTTGGATTATGGGCTTGCAAGAATTCCAAAAGCTCTTGCCCCTCCGGAGCCACG TCGTTGGAATTTTCCAATTCAAAGAATATAATGGTTAGTGGCTTAACGTCACTAAATAGTCAAATGTTCCACATAGTAATCAATGGTTGTCAAAATGTGAAAGCACAAGGACTGAAGATATCAGCTGCTGGTAATAGCCCAAACACCGACGGCATTCACGTAGCATTATCCTCAACGGTTACTATCCTCAACTCTATAATTGGCACGGGCGACGATTGCATTTCAATAGGTCCTGGCACGTCGAACTTGTGGATTGAGAATGTTGCTTGTGGACCTGGACATGGAATCAG CATTGGGAGTTTAGGAAGAGAAGTGCAAGAAGATGGTGTTGAGAATGTAACAGTTAAATCTGCTACATTCACAAACACACAAAATGGGGTCAGAATTAAAACATGGGGAAAGCCGAGCAATGGATTTGCAAGAAGCGTTATCTTTCAAGACATTGTAATGGTCAATGTGGAAAATCCTATCATTATTGATCAAAATTATTGCCCCGACAACAAAGGTTGTCCTGGACAG gATTCTGGAGTTAAAATCAGCGATGTGACATATCGAAACATACACGGAACATCAGCGACGCAAGTTGCGATGAAATTCGATTGTAGCTCGAAATTTCCATGCAATGACATAACTTTGGAGGATGTGGAGTTGAGTTATAAGAATGAAGCAGCTGAAGCTTCATGTAGTCATGCTGAAGGAAGTGCTGCTGGTTTAGTTCAGCCATCAAGTTGTTTGTAG
- the LOC127146102 gene encoding uncharacterized protein LOC127146102 isoform X2: protein MQNLENIHVNPHNAEVQKQLNENPFLFSSFSVGRSSLFEEIDKTHLEVPFNRNHKLVVKIVAKVKDEHKLFDEMRRRILSFKNHKYFIWSIFKFLQNYKSLTWSVEMPIDFYINGTAISVCLKFLIIYPCCFGVCTQLASEPIFLTRPSN from the exons ATGcaaaatctagaaaatatcCATGTGAATCCACATAATGCAGAGGTACAAAAACAACTAAATGAGAATCCATTCCTTTTCTCATCCTTTTCAGTTGGGAGAAGCTCTCTTTTT GAAGAAATCGACAAAACACATCTGGAAGTGCCTTTCAATCGCAATCACAA gtTGGTGGTAAAAATTGTGGCTAAAGTGAAAGATGAACATAAGCTATTTGATGAAATGCGAAGGagaattttaagttttaagaaCCACAAGTATTT CATTTGGAGCATTTTCAAGTTCTTGCAGAACTACAAGTCCCTTAC CTGGTCGGTGGAGATGCCGATTGATTTCTATATAAACGGCACAGCTATATCAGTATGTCTTAAATTCCTCATCATTTACCCTTGTTGTTTCGGTGTCTGCACTCAATTAGCCAGTGAACCTATATTTTTAACGAGACCATCAAATTAG
- the LOC127146102 gene encoding uncharacterized protein LOC127146102 isoform X5 — MQRLVVKIVAKVKDEHKLFDEMRRRILSFKNHKYLSIWSIFKFLQNYKSLTWSVEMPIDFYINGTAISVCLKFLIIYPCCFGVCTQLASEPIFLTRPSN; from the exons ATGCAGAG gtTGGTGGTAAAAATTGTGGCTAAAGTGAAAGATGAACATAAGCTATTTGATGAAATGCGAAGGagaattttaagttttaagaaCCACAAGTATTT GAGCATTTGGAGCATTTTCAAGTTCTTGCAGAACTACAAGTCCCTTAC CTGGTCGGTGGAGATGCCGATTGATTTCTATATAAACGGCACAGCTATATCAGTATGTCTTAAATTCCTCATCATTTACCCTTGTTGTTTCGGTGTCTGCACTCAATTAGCCAGTGAACCTATATTTTTAACGAGACCATCAAATTAG
- the LOC127146102 gene encoding uncharacterized protein LOC127146102 isoform X3 — protein sequence MQNLENIHVNPHNAEEEIDKTHLEVPFNRNHKLVVKIVAKVKDEHKLFDEMRRRILSFKNHKYLSIWSIFKFLQNYKSLTWSVEMPIDFYINGTAISVCLKFLIIYPCCFGVCTQLASEPIFLTRPSN from the exons ATGcaaaatctagaaaatatcCATGTGAATCCACATAATGCAGAG GAAGAAATCGACAAAACACATCTGGAAGTGCCTTTCAATCGCAATCACAA gtTGGTGGTAAAAATTGTGGCTAAAGTGAAAGATGAACATAAGCTATTTGATGAAATGCGAAGGagaattttaagttttaagaaCCACAAGTATTT GAGCATTTGGAGCATTTTCAAGTTCTTGCAGAACTACAAGTCCCTTAC CTGGTCGGTGGAGATGCCGATTGATTTCTATATAAACGGCACAGCTATATCAGTATGTCTTAAATTCCTCATCATTTACCCTTGTTGTTTCGGTGTCTGCACTCAATTAGCCAGTGAACCTATATTTTTAACGAGACCATCAAATTAG
- the LOC127146102 gene encoding uncharacterized protein LOC127146102 isoform X1, protein MQNLENIHVNPHNAEVQKQLNENPFLFSSFSVGRSSLFEEIDKTHLEVPFNRNHKLVVKIVAKVKDEHKLFDEMRRRILSFKNHKYLSIWSIFKFLQNYKSLTWSVEMPIDFYINGTAISVCLKFLIIYPCCFGVCTQLASEPIFLTRPSN, encoded by the exons ATGcaaaatctagaaaatatcCATGTGAATCCACATAATGCAGAGGTACAAAAACAACTAAATGAGAATCCATTCCTTTTCTCATCCTTTTCAGTTGGGAGAAGCTCTCTTTTT GAAGAAATCGACAAAACACATCTGGAAGTGCCTTTCAATCGCAATCACAA gtTGGTGGTAAAAATTGTGGCTAAAGTGAAAGATGAACATAAGCTATTTGATGAAATGCGAAGGagaattttaagttttaagaaCCACAAGTATTT GAGCATTTGGAGCATTTTCAAGTTCTTGCAGAACTACAAGTCCCTTAC CTGGTCGGTGGAGATGCCGATTGATTTCTATATAAACGGCACAGCTATATCAGTATGTCTTAAATTCCTCATCATTTACCCTTGTTGTTTCGGTGTCTGCACTCAATTAGCCAGTGAACCTATATTTTTAACGAGACCATCAAATTAG
- the LOC127146102 gene encoding uncharacterized protein LOC127146102 isoform X4 yields the protein MQNLENIHVNPHNAEVQKQLNENPFLFSSFSVGRSSLFEEIDKTHLEVPFNRNHKLVVKIVAKVKDEHKLFDEMRRRILSFKNHKYLVSFLNKEHLEHFQVLAELQVPYLVGGDAD from the exons ATGcaaaatctagaaaatatcCATGTGAATCCACATAATGCAGAGGTACAAAAACAACTAAATGAGAATCCATTCCTTTTCTCATCCTTTTCAGTTGGGAGAAGCTCTCTTTTT GAAGAAATCGACAAAACACATCTGGAAGTGCCTTTCAATCGCAATCACAA gtTGGTGGTAAAAATTGTGGCTAAAGTGAAAGATGAACATAAGCTATTTGATGAAATGCGAAGGagaattttaagttttaagaaCCACAAGTATTT ggtttcttttttaaacaagGAGCATTTGGAGCATTTTCAAGTTCTTGCAGAACTACAAGTCCCTTAC CTGGTCGGTGGAGATGCCGATTGA